In Pseudomonas sp. PDNC002, the DNA window GATTGCGCCAGAACCGAGCGGATCTCACGATTGACGATGGTGTCGAAGATGATCGGGCGCGCCCCGTCCGCCTCCGCAGCCCGGTTGATTTGCTGTACCATGACGCGCGCTTTTTCTTCGGTATCGATGTAAGGTCGCGTCAGTTTGGTGAAATTGATGTTCTCGAACTGCGCCAGAAGGCTCTGGCCGAGGGTTTCGGCAGTAATGCCGGTGCCGTCGGAAATGAAAAATGCAGTTCGTTTCATGTGCGCTGCGGGCCTTATAGGTAGGATCGAATCCTGGTTATGATAGGCCCCACGTTTGCAAGGCCCTTTGCCGGGGCATTCTCACCCATTTTTCCGGCTCCGGCCAGACAGGGTGGGGCCGCACCGACTTGTATGACCTTTTCCAACACATAGTGGAGAGATCACCTTGGTAGAGTACGTAGTTTCCCTCGATAAGCTCGGCGTCCACGATGTCGAACATGTGGGGGGCAAGAACGCATCCCTGGGCGAAATGATCAGCAACCTCGCCGGTGCCGGCGTTTCCGTACCGGGTGGCTTCGCCACTACCGCCCAGGCCTACCGTGACTTCCTCGATCAGAGTGGGCTGAACGATCGCATCCATGCGGCGCTCGACGCCCTGGACGTGGACGACGTCAACGCCCTCGCCAAGACCGGTGCGCAGATCCGTCAGTGGGTGATGGACGCCGAGTTCCCCGCGCAGCTCGATGCCGAGATCCGCAAGGCCTTCGCCGAAATGGCCGGCAGCAACGACAACATGGCTGTCGCCGTGCGTTCCTCCGCTACCGCCGAAGACCTGCCGGACGCTTCCTTCGCCGGCCAGCAGGAGACCTTCCTGAACATCCGCGGCGTGGACAACGTGATCCGCGCGGCCAAGGAAGTCTTCGCCTCCCTCTTCAACGACCGTGCCATCGCCTACCGCGTGCACCAGGGCTTCGACCACAAGCTGGTCGCCCTGTCCGCTGGCGTGCAGCGCATGGTCCGCTCGGAAACCGGTACTGCCGGCGTGATGTTCACCCTGGACACCGAATCCGGTTTCCGTGACGTGGTGTTCATCACCGGCGCCTACGGCCTCGGCGAGACTGTGGTGCAAGGTGCGGTGAACCCCGACGAGTTCTACGTCCACAAGCCGACCCTGGAAGCCGGCCGCCCGGCGATCCTGCGTCGCAACCTGGGCAGCAAGGCCATCAAGATGATCTACGGCGACGAAGCCAAGGCCGGCAAGTCGGTCAAGGTGGTCGACGTGGAGAAGGCCGACCGCGCCCGCTTCGCGCTCTCCGACGCCGAAGTGACCGAGCTGGCCAAGCAGGCCCTGATCATCGAGAAGCACTACGAGCGTCCGATGGACATCGAGTGGGCCAAAGATGGCGATGACGGCAAGCTGTATATCGTCCAGGCCCGCCCGGAGACCGTGAAGAGCCGTTCCAGCGCCAACGTCATGGAGCGCTACCTGCTCAAGGAAAAAGGCAAGGTCCTGGTCGAAGGTCGCGCCATTGGCCAGCGCATCGGCGCCGGCCCGGTCAAGGTGATCCACGACGTCTCCGAGATGGACAAGGTCCAGCCGGGCGACGTACTGGTCTCCGACATGACCGACCCGGACTGGGAGCCCGTGATGAAGCGCGCCAGCGCCATCGTCACCAACCGTGGCGGCCGCACCTGCCACGCTGCGATCATCGCCCGTGAACTGGGCATCCCCGCCGTCGTCGGCTGCGGCAACGCCACCCAGGCGCTGAAAGATGGCCAGCGCGTAACCGTATCCTGTGCCGAAGGCGACACCGGCCTGATCTACGAAGGCGAACTGGGCTTCGACATCCGCCAGAACTCGGTCGATGCCATGCCGGAGCTGCCGTTCAAGATCATGATGAACGTCGGCAACCCGGACCGTGCCTTCGACTTCGCCCAACTGCCGAACGAAGGCGTGGGCCTGGCCCGTCTGGAATTCATCATCAACCGCATGATCGGTGTTCACCCCAAGGCGCTGCTGAACTTCGCAAGCCTGCCGGCAGACATCAAGGAAAGCGTCGAGAAGCGCATCGCCGGTTACGACGATCCGGTCGGCTTCTACGTCGAGAAGCTGGTCGAGGGTGTCAGCACCCTGGCCGCCGCCTTCTGGCCGAAGAAAGTCATCGTGCGCCTGTCGGACTTCAAGTCCAACGAATACGCCAACCTGATCGGCGGCAAGCTCTACGAGCCGGAAGAAGAGAACCCGATGCTCGGCTTCCGTGGCGCCTCGCGCTACATCAGCGAGTCCTTCCGCGATTGCTTCGAGCTCGAATGCCGCGCGATGAAGAAGGTCCGCAACGAGATGGGCCTGACCAACGTCGAGCTGATGGTGCCGTTCGTGCGTACTCTGGGTGAAGCCTCCCAGGTCGTCGACCTGCTGGCCACCAACGGCCTCAAGCGCGGTGAGAACGGCCTGAAAGTCATCATGATGTGCGAGCTGCCGTCCAACGCCCTGCTGGCGGACGAGTTCCTCGAGTTCTTCGATGGCTTCTCCATCGGCTCCAACGACCTGACCCAGCTGACCCTGGGCCTGGACCGTGACTCGGGCATCGTCGCGCACCTGTTCGACGAACGTAACCCGGCCGTGAAGAAGCTGCTGTCCAACGCCATCCAGGCGTGCAACCGCGCCGGCAAATACATCGGCATCTGCGGCCAGGGCCCGTCGGACCACCCGGACCTCGCCAAGTGGCTGATGGAGCAGGGCATCGAGAGCGTGTCGCTGAACCCCGACTCGGTCCTCGATACCTGGTTCTTCCTCGCCGAAGGCCAGTCCTGACGTTTCCTCTACCATCCTGAGAAGGGCGGGTGAATTCACCCGCCCTTTTTTGTGCAAGCGATTCCATGCAAAGCAGCAGTCAACTCTTTCCCGTCGCGCTCCTGAGCGCGGAATTGCGCGGTGACCTCGCCGAGGATATCTACCGCCTCAAGCCCAACAACAGCCCGGACTCCACCGTCGAGCTGGCCCTCACGCGCCTTGGGCGCCCGGAAGGGCGTCGCGGTGTGCCGGTGATCCTGCTGCACGGCAGTTTCTCCAACCGGCGCTTCTGGTATTCGCCCAAGGGTGTCGGCCTGGGGGCTTTCCTGGCGCGCGCCGGATTCGACGTCTGGATCGCCGAGATGCGCGGTCACGGCCTGTCGCCGCGCAACAACGATTACGATCGCAACCGCGTAGCGGACTACGCGCGCTTCGACCTGCCGGCCATCGCCGCCTTCGTGGTCGAGCAGAGCGGCCAGGCGCCGCACTGGATCGGTCATTCGCTGGGTGGCATCACCCTGGCTGCCGCCCTGGGCGGCGGCTACCTGGATGAAGCGACGGCGGCCAGCATCGCGCTGTGCGGCAGCCAGGTCAGCCGTACCTACTGGCCGCTGAAGCTGCCGCCGGTGGCTTGGAGCGGGCGCTTTCTGCTCAAGCGCATGGGGGGACTGTCGGGTTCCCGCCTCAAGCGCGGCCCAGAAGACGAGCCACTCGGGCTGGCGCTGGAAACCCTGCATTGGTACAGCTTGTTCGGCCGTTTCGGCGAGAAGGACAACGACTGGTGGAGCGGTCTGCAGAATGTTCGCGTCCCGGTGCTGGCGGTCGCCTCCGACGGTGACATCCAGGACCCGGCCTGGGCCTGCCGGAAACTGCTGGAGCAGTTCGGCTCCGAGGTGCGCGAGTACCTGCACCTGGGGCGTCGGCAGGGATTCTCGGACGATTTCGGCCACGTCGAGATGCTCATCAGCAAGGGCGCCCAGCGTGAAGTCTGGCCGCAGTTGCAGCACTGGCTGGAGCACGGCTCGTTGCCAGCGGGGGAGAGCGCTCTGGCGCGGGCTTGAGCTTGACGCGGCAGGGAGTAGACTGTGACGCCATTGCGGCTTTCGGTCACATCCAGGCTTGGAGCCTGCCGGATTTCATCAAGAGGAGCGTTTTCCATGCATTACGTCACCCCCGATCTGTGCGATGCCTACCCGGAGCTGGTCCAGGTCGTCGAGCCGATGTTCAGCAACTTCGGCGGGCGGGACTCCTTCGGTGGCGAGATCGTCACCATCAAGTGCTTCGAGGACAACTCGCTGGTCAAGGAGCAGGTCGAGAAGGACGGTAAGGGCAAGGTCCTGGTGGTGGACGGCGGCGGCTCGCTGCGCCGCGCGCTGCTGGGCGACATGCTGGCCGAGAAAGCCGCCAAGAGCGGCTGGGAAGGCATCGTGGTGTACGGCTGCATCCGTGACGTCGACGTGATCGCCCAGACCGACCTGGGCGTCCAGGCGCTGGCCAGCCATCCGATGAAGACTGACAAGCGCGGCATCGGCGACCTCAACGTCGCGGTGACCTTCGGTGGCATCACCTTCCGCCCGGGCGAGTTCGTCTATGCTGACAACAATGGCATCATCGTCTCGCCTAAAGCCTTGAAAATGCCGGAATAAATCGAACCTTTCAGAAAGTGTTCGGGTCAATGCCGGAAGCGAAAGCTTCCGGCATTTTTCATGGGGACTTTCGTTGCGCATCGGGCGATCGACGTCGAGTGAAGGGAAACCACATGCAGCAGTATGAGAGTGGCACGGAGCGGGGGTTGATCGACGGCTTTGTGCTGGACGGCCACGGCGGCGGCCGGCGGATCAATCGCAGCGAACTGCCGCTGCTGGATCTCAAGCCCGAGGAGAGCCTCTGGGTGCATTGGGATCGCGGAGTGCCAGAGGCCCAGTCCTGGCTACGCGAATCCAGCGGGCTGAACGAATTCGCCTGTGACCTGCTGCTGGAGGAGGCGACCCGGCCGCGACTGGTGGACCTGGGTGGCGAGCGCCTGCTGCTGTTCCTGCGCGGCGTCAACCTGAACCCTGGCGCGGTGCCTGAGGACATGGTGTCGCTGCGCGTCTACGCCGAATCCCGGCGGGTGATCTCCTTGCGCCTGCGTCCGCTCAAGGCCGTGGCCGACCTGCGCGCTGATCTCGATGCCGGGCGCGGCCCGAAGACCGCCTCGGAAGTGGTGCTGTATCTCGCCCATTACCTCACCGACCGTGTAGACACCCTGATCGCCGGATTGGCCGACCAGCTCGACGCCATGGAGGAGGCCATCGAGGAGGACGAGCGCAGCATCCCCGACCAGCATCAGTTGCGCACCCTGCGTCGACGCGCCGCAGGCCTGCGCCGCTACCTGGCGCCGCAGCGGGAAATCTACGCGCAGATGGTCAAGTTCAAGCTGTCCTGGACCGTGGGCGACGATGCCGACTACTGGAACGAACTGTACAACCGCCTGACCCGCAACCTGGAAGAGCTCGAGCTGGTCCGCGAGCGCATCAGCCTGATTCAGGAAGCCGAACATCGTCGAATTACCGAGCGGATGAACCGAACCATGTACCTGCTTGGTATCATCACCGGCTTTTTCCTGCCCATGAGCTTCGTGACCGGGCTCCTGGGCATCAACGTCGGCGGAATTCCGGGCTCGGACGCGCCTTATGGGTTTGTCGCGGCCTGCCTTCTGATTGGCGGCCTGGCGACGTTCCAGTGGTGGATATTCCGCCGCCTGCGATGGCTCTAGGTGTGACTTTTGAGGTGGTGGGGGCGTCAAGCACCTCACACAGGCGAGGTGCGCATGCACGACCCATTTGAAGAATCCTTGCGTGATCTGCTGCGAATGCCCCCGGAACAGCCGGGAGACAATTCGCGGCTGGATCGCGTCCTCAAGACCGCCAATCGCCAGGTCGGCGCCGGCGATCTGTTCAGCCTGGTCGGGCATTGGTTCGAAGCCCTGACCATTGGCGTGAGCCGTGGAGCCATGCACCTTGCACCGGTTTCGCGCCGCGCGCAGAATTCCGCCCCTTCCGCTGACAAGGCCGACTGAATATGCAAATCGACATCTGGACGCAGAGCCTGCTGACCGCCATGAACACCCTGTGGGGCAAGCTGGCCGCGTTCATTCCGAACCTGCTGGCCGCGTTGGTGATCGTGCTGCTCGGCTTCGTCGTCGCCAAGTTGCTCGATGCGCTGCTCTCCAAGCTGCTCGCCAAGCTCGGCCTGGACCGCCTGATGGGCGGCACCGGTCTGACCAAGCTGCTGTCGCGCGCTGGCATCCAGGTGCCGGTGTCGACACTGATCGGCAAGATCATGTATTGGTTCGTGCTGCTGGTGTTCCTGGTTTCCGCCGTGGACACCCTGGGGCTTCCGCGGGTGTCGACGTCCCTCGACGCGCTGGCGCTCTATCTGCCCAAGGTATTCGGCGCAGCGCTGGTGCTGATCGTCGGCGTCCTGCTCGCCCAACTGGCCAACAGCCTGGTACGTGGCGCCGCCGATGGGTTCGGCCTGGATTATGCCAACGGCCTGGGCCGAGTTGCCCAGTGGCTGGTCATCATCATCAGCATCTCGGTCGCCATCGGCCAGCTCGAGATCAAGACCGACCTGCTCAACTACATCATCGCCATCGTGCTGATCACCATCGGCCTCGCCGCGGCGCTGGCGCTGGGGTTGGGCAGTCGCGAGGTGGCAGGGCAGATCATCGCGGGGATCTACGTGCGGGAGCTGTACCAGGTTGGACAACAGGTGAAAGTCGCGGATATCGAAGGCATCATCGAGGAAATTGGTACCATCAAGACTATCCTGCTGACGGATGAGGGTGAGTTGGTGTCGATCGCCAACCGCATCCTGCTCGATCAGCGTGTGACCAGTCGCTGAAGATGATGACCGATTGCCGGTGCGCCTTCGCCGAAGCCGCGCCGGACGCTGACTTGACCTGGCCCGACCCGACTTGAACAAGCCGCAATCACTGTCCTTGCGCTACGACCCGCGCCAGCTGACCGACGAGGAGCTGGTGGAGCGTTCTCACGAGGAACTGTTCCACGTGACACGGGCCTACGAAGAGCTGATGCGCCGTTACCAGCGCACGCTGTTCAACGTCTGTGCGCGCTATCTGGGCAATGACCGGGACGCCGATGATGTGTGTCAAGAGGTCATGCTCAAGGTGTTGTATGGTCTGAAGAACTTCGAGGGCAAGTCGAAGTTCAAGACCTGGCTGTACAGCATCACTTACAACGAGTGCATTACCCAATATCGGAAGGAACGCCGCAAACGCAGATTGCTCGATGCGCTGAGTCTGGATCCGATCGAGGAAGCTTCTGAAGAGAAGGCTCCGAAAGTCGAGGAGCGAGGTGGGCTAGACCGCTGGCTAGTTCATGTCAATCCCATTGATCGGGAAATTCTCGTGCTTCGATTTGTTGCGGAACTCGAGTTCCAGGAAATCGCCGACATCATGCACATGGGGCTCAGTGCCACCAAAATGCGCTACAAACGTGCACTCGATCGAATGAGAGAAAAGTTTTCCAATGTGACGGAATCTTAGTCCGGGAAATATTGTCTCTCTGTTTGGGAAGTTCTGATAAACTTGCCACCCAAGTTGTACGGCCTATGGTTGGACAACTTATTGACCACCAAGATGGGGATTTAACGGATGAAACTGAAGAACACCTTAGGCGTCGTAGTTGGCTCGCTGAT includes these proteins:
- the ppsA gene encoding phosphoenolpyruvate synthase, which gives rise to MVEYVVSLDKLGVHDVEHVGGKNASLGEMISNLAGAGVSVPGGFATTAQAYRDFLDQSGLNDRIHAALDALDVDDVNALAKTGAQIRQWVMDAEFPAQLDAEIRKAFAEMAGSNDNMAVAVRSSATAEDLPDASFAGQQETFLNIRGVDNVIRAAKEVFASLFNDRAIAYRVHQGFDHKLVALSAGVQRMVRSETGTAGVMFTLDTESGFRDVVFITGAYGLGETVVQGAVNPDEFYVHKPTLEAGRPAILRRNLGSKAIKMIYGDEAKAGKSVKVVDVEKADRARFALSDAEVTELAKQALIIEKHYERPMDIEWAKDGDDGKLYIVQARPETVKSRSSANVMERYLLKEKGKVLVEGRAIGQRIGAGPVKVIHDVSEMDKVQPGDVLVSDMTDPDWEPVMKRASAIVTNRGGRTCHAAIIARELGIPAVVGCGNATQALKDGQRVTVSCAEGDTGLIYEGELGFDIRQNSVDAMPELPFKIMMNVGNPDRAFDFAQLPNEGVGLARLEFIINRMIGVHPKALLNFASLPADIKESVEKRIAGYDDPVGFYVEKLVEGVSTLAAAFWPKKVIVRLSDFKSNEYANLIGGKLYEPEEENPMLGFRGASRYISESFRDCFELECRAMKKVRNEMGLTNVELMVPFVRTLGEASQVVDLLATNGLKRGENGLKVIMMCELPSNALLADEFLEFFDGFSIGSNDLTQLTLGLDRDSGIVAHLFDERNPAVKKLLSNAIQACNRAGKYIGICGQGPSDHPDLAKWLMEQGIESVSLNPDSVLDTWFFLAEGQS
- the rraA gene encoding ribonuclease E activity regulator RraA — encoded protein: MHYVTPDLCDAYPELVQVVEPMFSNFGGRDSFGGEIVTIKCFEDNSLVKEQVEKDGKGKVLVVDGGGSLRRALLGDMLAEKAAKSGWEGIVVYGCIRDVDVIAQTDLGVQALASHPMKTDKRGIGDLNVAVTFGGITFRPGEFVYADNNGIIVSPKALKMPE
- the sigX gene encoding RNA polymerase sigma factor SigX, yielding MNKPQSLSLRYDPRQLTDEELVERSHEELFHVTRAYEELMRRYQRTLFNVCARYLGNDRDADDVCQEVMLKVLYGLKNFEGKSKFKTWLYSITYNECITQYRKERRKRRLLDALSLDPIEEASEEKAPKVEERGGLDRWLVHVNPIDREILVLRFVAELEFQEIADIMHMGLSATKMRYKRALDRMREKFSNVTES
- a CDS encoding mechanosensitive ion channel domain-containing protein — its product is MQIDIWTQSLLTAMNTLWGKLAAFIPNLLAALVIVLLGFVVAKLLDALLSKLLAKLGLDRLMGGTGLTKLLSRAGIQVPVSTLIGKIMYWFVLLVFLVSAVDTLGLPRVSTSLDALALYLPKVFGAALVLIVGVLLAQLANSLVRGAADGFGLDYANGLGRVAQWLVIIISISVAIGQLEIKTDLLNYIIAIVLITIGLAAALALGLGSREVAGQIIAGIYVRELYQVGQQVKVADIEGIIEEIGTIKTILLTDEGELVSIANRILLDQRVTSR
- a CDS encoding alpha/beta fold hydrolase codes for the protein MQSSSQLFPVALLSAELRGDLAEDIYRLKPNNSPDSTVELALTRLGRPEGRRGVPVILLHGSFSNRRFWYSPKGVGLGAFLARAGFDVWIAEMRGHGLSPRNNDYDRNRVADYARFDLPAIAAFVVEQSGQAPHWIGHSLGGITLAAALGGGYLDEATAASIALCGSQVSRTYWPLKLPPVAWSGRFLLKRMGGLSGSRLKRGPEDEPLGLALETLHWYSLFGRFGEKDNDWWSGLQNVRVPVLAVASDGDIQDPAWACRKLLEQFGSEVREYLHLGRRQGFSDDFGHVEMLISKGAQREVWPQLQHWLEHGSLPAGESALARA
- a CDS encoding zinc transporter ZntB; this encodes MQQYESGTERGLIDGFVLDGHGGGRRINRSELPLLDLKPEESLWVHWDRGVPEAQSWLRESSGLNEFACDLLLEEATRPRLVDLGGERLLLFLRGVNLNPGAVPEDMVSLRVYAESRRVISLRLRPLKAVADLRADLDAGRGPKTASEVVLYLAHYLTDRVDTLIAGLADQLDAMEEAIEEDERSIPDQHQLRTLRRRAAGLRRYLAPQREIYAQMVKFKLSWTVGDDADYWNELYNRLTRNLEELELVRERISLIQEAEHRRITERMNRTMYLLGIITGFFLPMSFVTGLLGINVGGIPGSDAPYGFVAACLLIGGLATFQWWIFRRLRWL
- a CDS encoding CrfX protein, encoding MHDPFEESLRDLLRMPPEQPGDNSRLDRVLKTANRQVGAGDLFSLVGHWFEALTIGVSRGAMHLAPVSRRAQNSAPSADKAD